One region of Brassica napus cultivar Da-Ae chromosome A10, Da-Ae, whole genome shotgun sequence genomic DNA includes:
- the LOC106371279 gene encoding MLO-like protein 11 isoform X1, producing the protein MGEGEENEAESNERSLALSPTWSVALVLTVFVLVSLIVERSIYRLSTWLRKTKRKPLFAALEKMKEELMLLGFISLLLTATSSTIANICVPSSFYNVRFVPCTRSEIKEELENESSVQRNLLTKSFFFSIFRRRKLEEGIHRATCTEGHEPFVSYEGLEQLHRFIFIMAVTHVTYSCLTMLLAIVKIHSWRIWEDVARMDRHDCLTAVTREKVLRRQTTFVQYHTSAPLAKNRLLIWVTCFFRQFGHSVVRSDYLTLRKGFIVNHHLTLKYDFHSYMIRSMEEEFQRIVGVSGPLWGFVVAFMLFNIKGSNLYFWIAIIPVTLVLLVGTKLQHVIATLALENAGLTEYPSGVKLRPRDELFWFNKPELLLSLIHFILFQNSFELASFFWFWWQFGYNSCFLKNHLLVYFRLTLGFAGQFLCSYSTLPLYALVAQMGTNYKAALIPQRIRDTIKGWGKATRKKRRHGYYGDDSTVRTETSTVASLEEYDHQVLDVVETYPQQRGQKGVELELQPVQPRNASASVPNESSSRVGTPLLRSCVSISSATTPELRTDPMETLSRSSSLPLRRE; encoded by the exons atgggagaaggagaagaaaacgaAGCAGAATCAAATGAGAGATCCTTGGCTTTATCTCCCACTTGGTCTGTTGCTCTAGTCTTGACTGTCTTCGTCCTCGTTTCTCTCATCGTTGAACGCTCCATCTATCGTCTTAGCACT TGGTTGAGGAAGACAAAGAGGAAACCTTTATTTGCTGCtttggagaagatgaaagaag aGTTGATGCTGCTTGGCTTCATATCACTTCTTCTTACAGCTACATCTAGCACAATAGCCAATATCTGTGTCCCATCAAGTTTCTACAACGTCAGATTCGTTCCTTGTACACGTTCTGAGATTAAGGAGGAACTTGAAAACGAATCATCTGTCCAGAGAAATCTGTTGACCAAATCCTTCTTTTTCAGCATATTTAGGAGAAGAAAGCTGGAGGAAGGCATTCACCGTGCTACTTGCACCGAG GGGCATGAGCCGTTTGTTTCATACGAAGGCTTAGAACAGTTACATCGCTTCATCTTTATAATGGCGGTTACACATGTTACCTACAGCTGCTTGACCATGCTCCTGGCCATCGTCAAG ATTCATAGTTGGAGGATCTGGGAAGATGTAGCTCGCATGGATCGACATGATTGCTTAACTG CAGTGACAAGAGAAAAAGTATTACGAAGGCAGACAACCTTTGTTCAGTATCATACATCTGCTCCTCTGGCCAAAAACAGATTGCTTATATGGGTG ACATGTTTCTTCAGGCAATTCGGACATTCTGTTGTTCGTTCTGACTACCTTACTCTCCGGAAAGGATTCATTGTG AATCACCACCTCACATTAAAGTACGATTTTCACAGCTACATGATTCGCTCTATGGAGGAAGAATTTCAAAGGATCGTTGGTGTAAG TGGGCCGCTTTGGGGGTTCGTAGTTGCTTTCATGCTCTTCAACATTAAAG GATCAAATCTCTATTTCTGGATAGCAATCATACCTGTAACT CTTGTACTTCTGGTTGGTACCAAGCTGCAACATGTAATAGCAACTTTGGCATTGGAGAATGCTGGCTTAACAGAATATCCTTCCGGAGTTAAGCTGAGACCTAGAGATGAACTCTTTTGGTTCAATAAACCAGAACTACTCTTGTCCCTTATCCACTTCATTCTATTCCAG AATTCATTTGAACTGGcttcattcttctggttctgg tgGCAGTTTGGTTACAACTCTTGCTTCCTAAAGAATCATCTCCTTGTCTACTTCCGACTTACTTTAGG GTTTGCTGGACAGTTTCTATGCAGCTACAGCACACTGCCACTATATGCATTGGTCGCTCAG ATGGGAACGAACTATAAAGCGGCTCTGATACCTCAGAGGATAAGAGACACGATTAAAGGTTGGGGAAAAGCTactagaaagaaaagaagacatGGTTATTACGGCGATGATTCCACTGTTAGAACAGAAACAAGCACGGTTGCATCTCTTGAAGAATATGACCATCAAGTGCTTGATGTTGTTGAAACTTATCCACAACAACGAGGACAGAAAGGTGTTGAGCTTGAGTTACAGCCAGTCCAACCTCGTAATGCTTCTGCTTCTGTACCTAATGAATCTTCAAGTAGAGTTGGAACGCCTCTTCTTCGATCTTGTGTCTCTATTTCTTCAGCAACGACCCCAGAGCTAAGAACAGATCCTATGGAGACACTCTCGAGATCATCTTCATTGCCATTGAGAagagaatga
- the LOC106371279 gene encoding MLO-like protein 11 isoform X2 — protein MGEGEENEAESNERSLALSPTWSVALVLTVFVLVSLIVERSIYRLSTWLRKTKRKPLFAALEKMKEELMLLGFISLLLTATSSTIANICVPSSFYNVRFVPCTRSEIKEELENESSVQRNLLTKSFFFSIFRRRKLEEGIHRATCTEGHEPFVSYEGLEQLHRFIFIMAVTHVTYSCLTMLLAIVKIHSWRIWEDVARMDRHDCLTVTREKVLRRQTTFVQYHTSAPLAKNRLLIWVTCFFRQFGHSVVRSDYLTLRKGFIVNHHLTLKYDFHSYMIRSMEEEFQRIVGVSGPLWGFVVAFMLFNIKGSNLYFWIAIIPVTLVLLVGTKLQHVIATLALENAGLTEYPSGVKLRPRDELFWFNKPELLLSLIHFILFQNSFELASFFWFWWQFGYNSCFLKNHLLVYFRLTLGFAGQFLCSYSTLPLYALVAQMGTNYKAALIPQRIRDTIKGWGKATRKKRRHGYYGDDSTVRTETSTVASLEEYDHQVLDVVETYPQQRGQKGVELELQPVQPRNASASVPNESSSRVGTPLLRSCVSISSATTPELRTDPMETLSRSSSLPLRRE, from the exons atgggagaaggagaagaaaacgaAGCAGAATCAAATGAGAGATCCTTGGCTTTATCTCCCACTTGGTCTGTTGCTCTAGTCTTGACTGTCTTCGTCCTCGTTTCTCTCATCGTTGAACGCTCCATCTATCGTCTTAGCACT TGGTTGAGGAAGACAAAGAGGAAACCTTTATTTGCTGCtttggagaagatgaaagaag aGTTGATGCTGCTTGGCTTCATATCACTTCTTCTTACAGCTACATCTAGCACAATAGCCAATATCTGTGTCCCATCAAGTTTCTACAACGTCAGATTCGTTCCTTGTACACGTTCTGAGATTAAGGAGGAACTTGAAAACGAATCATCTGTCCAGAGAAATCTGTTGACCAAATCCTTCTTTTTCAGCATATTTAGGAGAAGAAAGCTGGAGGAAGGCATTCACCGTGCTACTTGCACCGAG GGGCATGAGCCGTTTGTTTCATACGAAGGCTTAGAACAGTTACATCGCTTCATCTTTATAATGGCGGTTACACATGTTACCTACAGCTGCTTGACCATGCTCCTGGCCATCGTCAAG ATTCATAGTTGGAGGATCTGGGAAGATGTAGCTCGCATGGATCGACATGATTGCTTAACTG TGACAAGAGAAAAAGTATTACGAAGGCAGACAACCTTTGTTCAGTATCATACATCTGCTCCTCTGGCCAAAAACAGATTGCTTATATGGGTG ACATGTTTCTTCAGGCAATTCGGACATTCTGTTGTTCGTTCTGACTACCTTACTCTCCGGAAAGGATTCATTGTG AATCACCACCTCACATTAAAGTACGATTTTCACAGCTACATGATTCGCTCTATGGAGGAAGAATTTCAAAGGATCGTTGGTGTAAG TGGGCCGCTTTGGGGGTTCGTAGTTGCTTTCATGCTCTTCAACATTAAAG GATCAAATCTCTATTTCTGGATAGCAATCATACCTGTAACT CTTGTACTTCTGGTTGGTACCAAGCTGCAACATGTAATAGCAACTTTGGCATTGGAGAATGCTGGCTTAACAGAATATCCTTCCGGAGTTAAGCTGAGACCTAGAGATGAACTCTTTTGGTTCAATAAACCAGAACTACTCTTGTCCCTTATCCACTTCATTCTATTCCAG AATTCATTTGAACTGGcttcattcttctggttctgg tgGCAGTTTGGTTACAACTCTTGCTTCCTAAAGAATCATCTCCTTGTCTACTTCCGACTTACTTTAGG GTTTGCTGGACAGTTTCTATGCAGCTACAGCACACTGCCACTATATGCATTGGTCGCTCAG ATGGGAACGAACTATAAAGCGGCTCTGATACCTCAGAGGATAAGAGACACGATTAAAGGTTGGGGAAAAGCTactagaaagaaaagaagacatGGTTATTACGGCGATGATTCCACTGTTAGAACAGAAACAAGCACGGTTGCATCTCTTGAAGAATATGACCATCAAGTGCTTGATGTTGTTGAAACTTATCCACAACAACGAGGACAGAAAGGTGTTGAGCTTGAGTTACAGCCAGTCCAACCTCGTAATGCTTCTGCTTCTGTACCTAATGAATCTTCAAGTAGAGTTGGAACGCCTCTTCTTCGATCTTGTGTCTCTATTTCTTCAGCAACGACCCCAGAGCTAAGAACAGATCCTATGGAGACACTCTCGAGATCATCTTCATTGCCATTGAGAagagaatga
- the LOC106370231 gene encoding uncharacterized protein LOC106370231 produces the protein MFISHEYVLFSTCTSPTKDSWYLGPIGNIIYNNKNTAIFNYECVVESCETDWTKPIPSILRLSSSLTLSSLSFLAIIDKFVKRYGKTKLERAIELFEHAVSMAPSDDVCQNLIPSVCQAERGLWSGQTSYESL, from the exons ATGTTTATTTCACATGAATATGTTCTGTTTTCGACATGCACTTCTCCGACAAAAG ATTCATGGTATCTCGGTCCAATAGGCAATATCatttacaacaacaaaaatacagCCATATTTAATTATGA ATGTGTGGTTGAGAGTTGCGAAACTGACTGGACAAAGCCTATTCCAAGTATCTTGAGGCTTTCTAGCTCCCTTACATTATCGTCCCTTTCCTTTCTCGCAATAATTGATAAG TTTGTGAAGAGATATGGGAAGACAAAGCTGGAGCGGGCAATAGAGTTGTTTGAACATGCTGTTTCCATG GCTCCATCAGATGATGTATGTCAGAACCTTATACCTTCAGTATGCCAAGCTGAAAGAGGATTATGGTCTGGCCAAACAAGCTATGAAAGTTTATGA